From a region of the Anomalospiza imberbis isolate Cuckoo-Finch-1a 21T00152 chromosome 3, ASM3175350v1, whole genome shotgun sequence genome:
- the CENPQ gene encoding centromere protein Q isoform X2, protein MKPRHPSSNEMGKPTGGRSAKNPLKSQNQQGPSSRKKRADEQGRKGQKRQQVPQTGKREVKDLKDYSPAGEDGSSKKVKLSSATVRSWQPLSEKSRLFLENIVDSVVLSVLSQQRVGKDDVQKHLNVLKNRVLRSFKTLNVPPRKLGNLKNILGLQMAEKQMLETNEESLVQLQEEITEAERSAERIEENIQQLQYKIQVLKNELEKDEKDARKVFQENGSGALQLPELPKSSLQAPTLQEEILKVKNQKGLLKDLNAIQQSADLKNLLTLVEKTYEKVDLL, encoded by the exons ATGAAACCACGCCACCCATCTTCCAATGAAATGGGGAAGCCAACTGGTGGGAGATCagcaaaaaatcctttaaaatcacaaaatcagCAAGGGCCTTCTAGCAGAAAAAAGAGAGCAGATGAACAAGGAAGAAAAGGTCAAAAAAGACAG CAGGTCCCTCAGACAGGCAAAAGGGAAGTTAAGGATCTGAAGGACTATTCTCCTGCAG GAGAAGATGGTTCTTCAAAAAAGGTGAAGCTGTCCAGTGCTACAGTAAGATCTTGGCAGCCTCTCTCAGAGAAGAGTAGGCTGTTCCTGGAAAATATAGTGGACTCAGTAGTACT atCTGTTTTGTCCCAACAGAGAGTGGGAAAAGATGATGTTCAGAAGCACCTCAATGTACTGAAAAACAG GGTGCTGAGAAGTTTCAAGACTTTAAATGTGCCTCCAAGGAAGCTGGGCAACCTGAAGAATATCCTGGGCCTTCAGATGGCAGAGAAACAAATGCTTGAGACAAATGAGGAGTCTTTGGTACAACTGCAG gaAGAAATAACTGAAGCAGAGCGATCAGCAGAGCGCATTGAGGAAAATATACAGCAGCTGCAGTACAAAATCCAGGTGCTCAAGAACGAGTTagagaaagatgaaaaagatGCCAGGAAG gtATTCCAGGAAAATGGCAGTGGAGCACTCCAACTTCCAGAACTCCCCAAATCCAGTTTGCAGGCACCTACTTTGCAG GAGGAAATTTTGAAGGTAAAGAATCAGAAGGGCCTTTTAAAGGATCTGAATGCTATTCAGCAGTCAGCTGACTTGAAGAACTTGTTAACCCTTGTTGAAAAGACCTATGAGAAGGTGGATTTGCTTTGA
- the CENPQ gene encoding centromere protein Q isoform X1 gives MAFPSVSILMKPRHPSSNEMGKPTGGRSAKNPLKSQNQQGPSSRKKRADEQGRKGQKRQQVPQTGKREVKDLKDYSPAGEDGSSKKVKLSSATVRSWQPLSEKSRLFLENIVDSVVLSVLSQQRVGKDDVQKHLNVLKNRVLRSFKTLNVPPRKLGNLKNILGLQMAEKQMLETNEESLVQLQEEITEAERSAERIEENIQQLQYKIQVLKNELEKDEKDARKVFQENGSGALQLPELPKSSLQAPTLQEEILKVKNQKGLLKDLNAIQQSADLKNLLTLVEKTYEKVDLL, from the exons ATGGCTTTTCCCTCTGTCTCtata CTGATGAAACCACGCCACCCATCTTCCAATGAAATGGGGAAGCCAACTGGTGGGAGATCagcaaaaaatcctttaaaatcacaaaatcagCAAGGGCCTTCTAGCAGAAAAAAGAGAGCAGATGAACAAGGAAGAAAAGGTCAAAAAAGACAG CAGGTCCCTCAGACAGGCAAAAGGGAAGTTAAGGATCTGAAGGACTATTCTCCTGCAG GAGAAGATGGTTCTTCAAAAAAGGTGAAGCTGTCCAGTGCTACAGTAAGATCTTGGCAGCCTCTCTCAGAGAAGAGTAGGCTGTTCCTGGAAAATATAGTGGACTCAGTAGTACT atCTGTTTTGTCCCAACAGAGAGTGGGAAAAGATGATGTTCAGAAGCACCTCAATGTACTGAAAAACAG GGTGCTGAGAAGTTTCAAGACTTTAAATGTGCCTCCAAGGAAGCTGGGCAACCTGAAGAATATCCTGGGCCTTCAGATGGCAGAGAAACAAATGCTTGAGACAAATGAGGAGTCTTTGGTACAACTGCAG gaAGAAATAACTGAAGCAGAGCGATCAGCAGAGCGCATTGAGGAAAATATACAGCAGCTGCAGTACAAAATCCAGGTGCTCAAGAACGAGTTagagaaagatgaaaaagatGCCAGGAAG gtATTCCAGGAAAATGGCAGTGGAGCACTCCAACTTCCAGAACTCCCCAAATCCAGTTTGCAGGCACCTACTTTGCAG GAGGAAATTTTGAAGGTAAAGAATCAGAAGGGCCTTTTAAAGGATCTGAATGCTATTCAGCAGTCAGCTGACTTGAAGAACTTGTTAACCCTTGTTGAAAAGACCTATGAGAAGGTGGATTTGCTTTGA
- the MMUT gene encoding LOW QUALITY PROTEIN: methylmalonyl-CoA mutase, mitochondrial (The sequence of the model RefSeq protein was modified relative to this genomic sequence to represent the inferred CDS: deleted 1 base in 1 codon), giving the protein MSLSMSGATSPAPVLVLLPYPSSRPGPPSPLAARGACWGRAVAAGAVPGRGAERSCRLWVRRGHSLPHPARRAMLRARDAVLRLRPRRCSLLAWRALHRQPLHPEWAVLAQKQLKGKNPKDLIWHTPEGIDIKPLYSKRDTEDFPEELPGMKPFTRGPYPTMYTYRPWTIRQYAGFSTVEESNKFYKDNIKAGQQGLSVAFDLATHRGYDSDNPRVRGDVGMAGVAIDTVEDTKILFDGIPLEKMSVSMTMNGAVIPVLATFIVTGEEQGVPQAKLTGTIQNDILKEFMVRNTYIFPPEPSMKIIADIFQYTSKYMPKFNSISISGYHMQEAGADTILELAYTIADGLEYCRTGLKAGLTIDEFAPRLSFFWGIGMNFYMEIAKLRAGRRLWAHLIEKMFKPKDSKSLLLRAHCQTSGWSLTEQDPFNNVIRTTIEAMAAVFGGTQSLHTNSFDEALGLPTVKSARIARNTQIIIQEESGIPKVADPWGGSYLMECLTNDVYEAALKLIEEIEEMGGMAKAVAEGIPKLRIEECAARRQARIDSGSEVIVGVNKYQLEKEDTVEVLAIDNSAVRAKQIEKINKVKASRDQAAAQQSLAALTQCAATGEGNLLALAVEAARARCTVGEITDAMKKVFGEHKASDRMVSGAYRQEFGESDEILHAIKRVDKFMDREGRRPRILVAKMGQDGHDRGAKVIATGFADIGFDVDIGPLFQTPREVAQQAVDADVHCVGVSTLAAGHKTLVPELIKELNALGRPDILVMCGGVIPPQDYDFLYEAGVANVFGPGTRIPKAAVQVLDDIEKCLEKRQQSM; this is encoded by the exons atgtccctgtccatgtccGGAGCCACGAGCCCTGcccctgtccttgtccttcTCCCCTATCCCagctcccggcccggccccccgTCCCCATTGGCTGCCCGGGGGGCGTGTTGGGggcgggcggtggcggcgggCGCTGTCCCGGGACGGGGAGCGGAGCGTTCCTGT CGGCTGTGGGTGcggaggggacacag CTTGCCCCACCCTGCGAGGAGAGCCATGCTGAGGGCCAGGGATGCTGTCCTGCGGCTGCGGCCACGCCGCTGCTCGCTCCTGGCCTGGCGCGCACTGCACAGGCAGCCGCTGCACCCCGAGTGGGCTGTCCTGGCTCAGAAGCAGCTGAAAGGCAAGAACCCAAAGGATTTAATTTGGCACACCCCAGAGGGGATCGACATCAAGCCTTTATACTCCAAAAGGGACACAGAGGacttccctgaggagctgcCAGGGATGAAGCCTTTCACTCGAGGGCCCTACCCCACCATGTACACGTACAGGCCATGGACCATCCGCCAGTATGCTGGGTTCAGTACAGTGGAGGAGAGCAACAAGTTCTACAAGGACAACATCAAAG cTGGCCAGCAGGGATTATCAGTTGCTTTTGATTTAGCCACCCATCGTGGTTATGATTCGGACAATCCCCGAGTTCGAGGAGATGTTGGAATGGCTGGAGTTGCCATCGACACAGTGGAAGACACCAAAATCCTTTTTGATGGAATTCCTCTGGAGAAAATGTCAGTTTCCATGACAATGAACGGGGCAGTCATTCCTGTGCTGGCTACATTCATTGTGACGGGGGAAGAGCAGGGAGTGCCTCAGGCCAAGCTGACAGGGACAATCCAAAATGACATCCTGAAGGAGTTCATGGTCAGAAATACCTACATTTTCCCCCCAGAACCATCCATGAAGATCATTGCTGACATCTTCCAGTACACCTCAAAG tatatgCCAAAATTTAATTCCATTTCCATCAGTGGGTACCACATGCAAGAGGCAGGAGCTGATACCATCCTGGAATTAGCTTATACCATAGCAGATGGCTTGGAGTACTGCAGAACTGGGCTTAAAGCTGGCCTCACTATTGATGAATTTGCACCTAG ACTCTCTTTCTTCTGGGGAATTGGCATGAACTTCTATAtggaaatagcaaagctgagaGCTGGGAGGCGGCTGTGGGCTCACTTGATTGAGAAAATGTTTAAGCCCAAGGATTCCAAATCTCTTCTGCTGAGAGCTCATTGTCAGACTTCGGGCTGGTCACTCACTGAGCAG GATCCCTTCAACAACGTCATCCGCACCACCATCGAAGCCATGGCTGCGGTGTTCGGGGGGACGCAGTCTCTGCACACCAATTCCTTTGATGAAGCCTTGGGGCTGCCCACAGTGAAGAGTGCTCGCATTGCCCGCAACACACAGATCATAATCCAGGAGGAATCAGGGATTCCCAAAGTGGCAGATCCCTGGGGGGGATCTTACCTCATGGAGTGCCTCACCAACGATGTCTATGAAGCTGCTTTAAAG CTTATTGAGGAGATAGAAGAAATGGGTGGAATGGCCAAAGCTGTTGCTGAGGGGATCCCCAAACTTCGTATTGAAGAGTGTGCAGCCCGGAGACAAGCCAGGATTGACTCTG GGTCTGAAGTAATTGTTGGAGTGAACAAGTACCAGCTAGAGAAAGAGGATACAGTGGAAGTTCTGGCCATTGATAACTCTGCAGTCCGTGCCAAGCAGATTGAGAAAATCAACAAG GTGAAAGCCAGCAGAGACCaagcagcagcccagcagtCCCTGGCTGCTCTCACACAATGTGCTGCCACTGGGGAAGGCAACTTACTtgctctggcagtggaagcagcACGTGCCAG GTGCACCGTGGGGGAGATAACAGATGCCATGAAGAAGGTGTTCGGGGAGCACAAAGCCAGCGACCGCATGGTGAGCGGGGCTTATCGCCAGGAGTTTGGGGAGAGTGATGAAATCCTTCATGCCATCAAGAG AGTTGACAAGTTCATGGACCGTGAGGGCCGCAGGCCTCGTATCCTCGTTGCCAAGATGGGCCAGGATGGCCACGACAGAGGGGCCAAAGTCATCGCTACCGGATTCGCAGACATCGGCTTTGACGTGGACATAGGCCCCCTCTTCCAG ACCCCGCGGGAGGTGGCGCAGCAGGCCGTGGATGCGGACGTGCACTGTGTCGGGGTGAGCACGCTCGCCGCGGGGCACAAAACCCTGGTGCCTGAACTCATCAAGGAGCTCAATGCCCTGGGCCGGCCCGACATCCTGGTCATGTGTGGAGGAGTCATCCCCCCTCAG GATTATGATTTCCTGTATGAAGCCGGCGTTGCCAATGTGTTTGGTCCAGGCACTCGTATTCCAAAAGCAGCTGTGCAGGTGTTGGATGACATTGAGAAGTGCCTGGAGAAGAGGCAGCAATCCATGTGA
- the LOC137470175 gene encoding opsin-5-like: MEEQYISKLHPVVDYGAGVFLLIIAILTILGNSAVLATAVKRSSLLKSPELLTVNLAVADIGMALSMYPLAIASAWNHAWLGGDASCVYYALMGFLFGVCSMMTLCAMAVIRFLVTNSSKSNSNKITKNTVCILIVFIWLYSLLWAILPLVGWGYYGPEPFGISCTIAWSKFHNSSNGFSFILSMFLLCTVLPALTIVACYLGIAWKVHKAYQEIQNIDRIPNAAKLEKKLTLMAVLISVGFLSSWTPYAATSFWSIFNSSASLQPVVTLLPCLFAKSSTAYNPFIYYVFSKTFRCEVKKLQCCCGWRGHYFSSDNSAENPVSTMWSGRENVRLSAAPHVQNPGAAAP, translated from the exons ATGGAGGAGCAGTACATTTCCAAACTCCACCCAGTAGTGGATTATGGAGCTGGGGTCTTTCTTCTAATCATAG CCATCCTGACAATCCTTGGCAATTCAGCTGTCCTTGCCACGGCTGTGAAACGCTCGTCCCTGCTGAAGTCACCCGAGCTGCTCACAGTGAACCTGGCAGTGGCAGACATTGGGATGGCTCTCAGCATGTACCCGCTGGCCATCGCATCCGCCTGGAACCACGCCTGGCTGGGGGGAGACGCCTCCTGTGTTTACTATGCCCTGATGGGTTTCCTCTTTGGGGTCTGCAGCATGATGACCCTGTGTGCCATGGCCGTGATTCGATTCCTCGTCACCAACTCATCCAAGTCCAACA GTAACAAAATCACCAAGAACACAGTCTGCATCCTGATTGTTTTTATCTGGCTCTACTCCTTGCTCTGGGCCATCCTGCCCTTGGTGGGCTGGGGCTACTACGGCCCTGAGCCCTTTGGCATCTCTTGTACAATAGCCTGGAGCAAATTCCACAACTCCTCCAATGGCTTCTCCTTCATCCTGAGCATGTTCCTCCTGTGCACGGTCCTGCCTGCACTGACCATCGTTGCCTGTTACTTGGGGATTGCCTGGAAGGTTCATAAAGCATACCAAGAGATCCAGAATATTGACAGGATCCCCAACGCAGCCAAACTGGAGAAGAAGCTGACCCTG ATGGCCGTGCTCATCTCAGTGGGATTCCTGAGCTCCTGGACTCCCTATGCAGCCACCAGCTTCTGGTCCATCTTTAACTCCAGCGCCTCCCTGCAGCCCGTCGTGAcgctgctgccctgcctgttTGCCAAGTCCTCCACGGCCTACAACCCTTTCATTTACTACGTCTTCAGCAAGACTTTCCGCTGCGAGGTTAAgaagctgcagtgctgctgtggctggaggGGTCACTACTTCAGCTCCGACAACTCCGCGGAGAATCCCGTGTCCACCATGTGGAGCGGGAGAGAGAACGTCCGTCTGTCTGCGGCACCGCACGTGCAGAAcccgggagctgcagctccctga